One genomic window of Rissa tridactyla isolate bRisTri1 unplaced genomic scaffold, bRisTri1.patW.cur.20221130 scaffold_29, whole genome shotgun sequence includes the following:
- the LOC128903293 gene encoding olfactory receptor 14J1-like, translated as LHYGTLLGSRACVHMAAAAWGSGFLNALLHTANIFSLPLCQGNALDQFFCEIPQILKLSCSHSYLREVRLLVVSACLTFGCFVFIVLSYVQIFRAVLRIPSEQGWHKAFSTCLPHLAVVSLLVSTAMFAYLKPPSISSPVLDLVVAVLYSVLPPLDSLTAMAEGALPFTRA; from the coding sequence ctgcactacgggaccctcctgggcagcagagcttgtgtccacatggcagcagctgcctggggcagtgggtttctcaatgctctcctgcacacggccaatatattttccctgcccctctgccagggcaatgccctggaccagttcttctgtgaaatcccccagatcctcaagctctcctgctcacactcctacctcagggaagttaggcttcttgtggtcagtgcctgtttaaccttcgggtgctttgttttcatcgtgctgtcctacgtgcagatcttcagggccgttctgaggatcccctctgagcagggatggcacaaagccttttccacgtgcctccctcacctggccgtcgtctccctgcttgtcagcactgccatgtttgcctacctgaagcccccctccatctcctccccagttctcgacctggtggtggctgtgctgtactcagtgttgcctcca